In Saccharomyces eubayanus strain FM1318 chromosome II, whole genome shotgun sequence, the genomic stretch AGGGATAGCGGGATTCAGAGGTTTTGCGTGCAAAAGGGAGATAGTTTGAGCTTTAAACTAGGCCAGACCCACAGCATTCGATTACTGCATTTGAGAGGTATTTTGCACTACCATTTTCATCCTTAGAAATTACTTCCTTAAGCTGAAAATTTATGAATTCTAAGCGCTCTTTGCATTTTCCAAGCTATTGCATTACAAGAATATATGACCACATCTCGTAAATCACATACGAAAGGCAGCAAAGTTGATGGCGAACAGGATTTGGCGGACTTGAAGTTTAAATATGACCTGCTGACGAATGAGCTGTTCCATTTAAGGGAGTTTATTTCACTAGTGGACTACGATCCAACGCATTTCAACGACTCGGAAAGTTTCCACAAATTTCTTAAGGATACACACTTGTCGTTGGAGGAGGGACGAGAAGAGCCTACTAACGGCCTTGAGGATACAATTATAGCTGCCAATCTCACTCATAGGAGGCGTAACCTCAGGACATCAACAGTTGTCAGTTCAGATGCCATTAACGAGAAAAAGGACGATATAGAACTGAAGCTGGAAACTATCGCGCCTTTGGTTCGAAATAAATGTGAAGAACTGAAAAGTAAACTGAACGATAATTCAAGCATCAAACACGTGGTACCACAAAAGAGACCAATATtgcattcaaagaaaagagaagctCCCAAAGCTTCCAAGttaaaaactgaaaaaaaggaagagatATCACTATCACTTgtaaataaagatgaacaGAAACATAACCATATCGCAAAGGTAGAAGAGACTTCCGAAAACTTCACAATAAACTATGCTTCTGACTCCTCTGACAACGCTAGTGAACACTACAGTGATAATTTCTATTTCACCACATCAtcagaagaggaagacataaaaaagaaaagaggcagaaagagaaaaagacCAAGAATAAATTTAACGGTCCATCCCCCAAAACAAACGATAACAAATCCCTCCCATGTAATTAAGCCGGAATATAAAAACTTGCATGAATACATGAATTCCTTCAAATctttagaagaagatttaaCGTTGGACGAGTATAATCAATATATTGATGAACAGAAACAAATGTTGTTGagaattaaaaaaggaaTCGAAAGTGGTACATTGAAGTATGACAAAGAAACAGACTCACTGCAACCTTTAACATCAAAGGAAATTAAAATTATTTTAGCATATAAACCAGACCCAATctcatatttttataaacaACAGAATCTGCAAGTTCACCGGGACCATTTGATTAATCAAGGTGTTCACATGAGTAAATTGTTTAGAAATTCGACAAAGGCAAGAATAGCAAGAGCTAAGAAAGTCTCTCAAATGATCGAACAGCATTTTAAACATATAGCTGGCGCagaggaaagaaaattgaaagaagaggaaagaCATAAAAAGGGTTTAGCAAGGTTCGCTGTTCAAGCcgttaaaaaaagatggaaCATGGCTGAGAAAGCTTATAGAATTTTGAggaaagatgaagaagagcagCTAAAGAGGATTGAGGGTAAACAGCATTTATCTAAGATGCTGGAGAAGAGTACACAGCTGCTAGGTGCTCAACTAAACCAAACAAATGAAGATGGAAAAGAGGGCAATTTGTCGTCTAATTCAGACGATATATCGAGTGAGAGTGATATTGGTATGGATGATGAATTGTCAACATCCTcttctgatgatgaagaagtggGTGCTGATATTGAGTTGGATAATAACAACCAAGCCTCAACAGAAGCCACTCCAACAGATGAGTCCTTGAATCTAACACAgttgaaggaaaaatacGAACATCTGAATGGTTCGTCGACAGTATATGACTCGAGTAATGCAGACGGAAAGTCTCCCTTATTGGACGAACACGACGATGCAAATAGTGAAAGTTCTGTAATGACAGGAGAGGAAACGTCCGAAAACTCCTCATCCGAAAACGAAagccaaaaagaaaccgaGGATAGATCTGATGATAGAACCCCTTCTGTCGGGCTAAGTGCGTTGTTTGGTAAGGGTGAAGAATCTAATGAAGAACTAGATCTTGATGACAGTGAAGACTTTGCAACGAACAACTCTTCCTCTGCAGAGAGCGAGGAGGTCGATCAAAGAGATGAAGCAGATAATTTGGGCTCTAATGCAGATAATGTAGAGAAAGTTGAACATACCGAGACTGGAGATGGAACCGATGTGAAcgatgttgaagaagaagtccccaaaaaaatagaagaagaacaattaTCAGTGGTGGACGTACCAGTGCCATCTTTACTAAGAGGAAATTTGAGAACATATCAAAAGCAAGGTCTAAATTGGCTAGCCTCGCTTTACAACAATCAAACAAACGGTATACTAGCCGATGAAATGGGGCTGGGTAAAACTATTCAAACGATTTCTCTGTTAGCATATTTAGCgtgtgaaaaagaaaattgggGGCCACACCTTATTGTCGTTCCTACATCTGTTTTACTAAATTGGGAAATGGAATTTAAAAGATTTGCTCCCGGCTTCAAAGTTTTAACATATTACGGCTCTCCTCAACAGcgtaaagaaaagagaaaaggtTGGAACAAGCCGGACGCTTTCCATGTGTGCATTGTTTCTTACCAGTTAGTGGTCCAAGACCAACACtcttttaaaagaaaaagatggcAGTATATGGTATTGGATGAAGCTCATAACATCAAAAACTTTAGATCGACAAGGTGGCAAGCTCTTTTGAACTTCAATACACAGAGAAGGTTGTTGTTAACTGGTACGCCTTTACAGAATAACCTTGCTGAGCTGTGGTCattgttgtattttttaatgCCACAAACAGTCATTGATGGGAAAAAAGTATCGGGATTTGCGGATCTTGAGGCATTCCAACAATGGTTTGGACGCCCTGTCGATAAGATTATTGAGACCGGTCAAGGCTTTGGACaagacaaagaaacaaagaagacaGTGGCCAAGTTGCATCAAGTTTTACGTCCATATCTTTTAAGAAGATTAAAAGCAGATGTCGAAAAGCAGATGCCGGCTAAGTATGAGCATATTGTTTATTGTAAACTATCTAAAAGGCAAAGGTTTTTGTATGATGATTTCATGTCTAGAGCTCAAACGAAGGCAACTCTGGCCAGCGGTAACTTCATGTCTATCGTCAACTGTTTGATGCAATTGAGAAAGGTGTGTAATCATCCTAATTTATTTGAAGTGAGACCCATTTTGACCTCGTTTGTTCTTGATCATTGTGTGGCTTCCGATTATACCagcattgaaaaaactgtaGTTGATCTCTTcgaaaaaagcaaacaatTCAAACAGATTGATTTGGATTTTATGAACTTAGTTTTTGCTAATAATGATCACGACTTAACTTCCTATCATGCTGAGGAAATTTCGAAACTAAAATGTgtcaatgattttattgaaGAGGTTGATAAACTGAAAGAAACTAATAAACAACTTCAAAAGGAATACGAAAACACTTCATTGAACTTTCAAGACGCAAATCAATACTTCCAATATTCTAAGCAACGGAAAGTTGAAGGAACACTTGGTATGCTgaacttcttgaaaatgGTTAATAGGCTAAGGTGTGATAGGAGACCAATATTTGGTAAGAACTTGATTGAGCTATTGACCAAAGATGATATGATTGGATACGAGAAGCCACGGATCATTGATGACGGGTTGATAAAACCTTTGCAAACCAGACTGTTGGACAATAAAAAGATCATCGATACCTTTGCAGTTCTAACGCCAAACGCCGTCTCATTGGATATGAGAAAGTTAACGCTAGGATTAAACGATGACAGTTTATTAGATGATAACACCAAGTCGGAGGTAGTGGAGAATTGCTTTGGAGTGGCCAACCCACTACATCAACTACAAACCAAACTAACAATTGCATTCCCTGATAAATCCTTGCTTCAATATGACTGTGGTAAGTTACAAAAATTGGCAATAATACTACAACAGCTCAAGGACAATGGCCACAGGGCCCTTATTTTCACTCAAATGACAAAAGTTTTGGACGTCTTGGAACAGTTTTTAAATTATCATGGTTACTTGTACATGAGATTAGACGGTGCCACAAAGATCGAGGACCGTCAAATCCTAACAGAGAGATTTAACACTGATTCCAGGACTACAGTGTTTATTCTATCCAGTAGGTCAGGGGGGTTAGGTATTAATCTAACTGGTGCAGACACCGTTATCTTTTACGATTCAGATTGGAATCCAGCCATGGATAAACAGTGTCAAGATAGATGTCATAGAATTGGTCAGACCCGGGATGTGCATATTTACAGATTTGTCAGCGAACATACCATTGAAAGTAATATTCTGAAAAAGgcaaaccaaaaaagacAACTGGACAACGTTGTTATTCAAGAAGGTGACTTCACCACCGACTATTTCAGCAAGCTTTCCGTAAGGGACCTACTAGGATCCGAACTACCCGGGAACGCTCCAAATGAGGACAAGCCACTAATAGCAGACGCAGGCATGGCTGCCGAGGACCCCAAACAGCTGGAAAAACTATTGGCGCAAGCTGAAGATGAGGACGACGTCAAAGCCGCCAATCTGGCTATGAGAGAAGTAGAGATCGATAACGAAGACTTTGACGAAACCGCAGGAAGGGCAGCCGACGaacaagaggaagaggaggtCGCCGAAGTGGATGAGTATGAAGGTACGGCCCATGTTGACGAATACATGATCAGGTTTATCGCCAACGGCCACTACTACTAAAAGAATCAGTTCCGCCTTCGCCTCCGCTCCCGCAAATATATACACGCTGTAAATATGTGTAATGATATATAGCCGTAACGAACCAACAAATTGTACTATTACCCCAACGGCTACCTCGTCTTGTGGCTTCTGGCACCCTCAGTACAGCCTTTGCTTGTTGTTAATTGCCCTTTTTAGGCTCCCCGGGTGATAGCGCGCGTCACGGCGGAGGGGCATTGCCACATTGCTGCGCGATCAAGGTGggttttttcaagagaaTTTAAGAGCAATAAGCACTTGGTGCAGCAGCGGTGACGGTAGAGGGCCAAGAGTAAGCTTCCATTGAACAGAGGTGTAGGTGTGTTGAGTTGCGTGTGAGTTTGGCCtagtttgaatttgttgacTCGTAGAATAACCGTTTTTTTAGGTACGCCCTGATCAGATCCCCCTATTTGCTACAGCTTTTTGACTCAGGCAgatcagaagaagaaacaacaaaagaaaaccacCACAAGAAGGACAGGACTCATTTTGCAAGTAATTAAGACTACATTCGTTCTTTAAAATTACTGTTCCAATTTCCAGCGTTGTAATTTTCGAAGTTATTTATAACTATTGCTTTCcacatctttttttctatttttttgatttgaagcTCTTTGAACGTCGATCAGAATAAACGTAATGGATTCTGCAGGCGCTTCCCAAATAGTTAGCGCATTAGATGTCATTTACTCTCCGAAATCTAACAACTCTCAGCGACAAGAAGCTCAGAAATTTCTAGATGAAGTGAAATTGTGTTCGGAATCTCCCTTCTGGGGCTACGAAATTGCACTGCAAAACCCCACTAATTCTATACTGAAATACTTTGGGCTAGGGTTATTAGACCACGCtgtgaagaaaaactggaGCGACTATGACGAGGAAAAAAGAGTGGCCTTGAGAAAATGGGTTATGGAGCTCAATTTCGGGGTGCAAGATCATGACACCAGATATATTAAGGAGAAACTGGCTACTCTATGGGTAGAAGTGGCGAAAAGAACATGGGGTGAAGCCCTTAAACAAACAAACCCCACGGAAGAGCAGTTGCTCGCATCGTGGGTAGATATGGACAATAACCTTTATGAACTTTGGAACGTTAACCAGTCGTCAAGAGAACTAGCATTAATAATCTTCagaattctttttgaagacgTTTTCTTGTTGGATGATTTAATCGTCTTGAAGAGGATGACCGTAATCCAGCCTTTGTGTGTAATGATCGTTTGTCCCATTGAAGTCTTCGCCATAAAATACAAATTCAGTGATAAATGGACCAAGTTTaaagcaaacaaagaagGCTGGTTTTCTGTTTGGATTCCCGAATTAAACAACGCATTACAACAGAATAATTCCGAATATATTATAAGACTTTtagaaactttgaaaaccTGTTTAAATTGGCCATTGACCGAGGTTATTGTAGGAAATGATGTGTTGACCTGCTTATTGAACTGTCTTTCCAGTAACATCCCAAAGGCACAATCAATGGCACTAGACTCAATACATATTCTGCTGACCCGCCCATATAGTAACGAAAGCCACTATCAAATGACCATAGATAGAGTGTTTGATAACATGGACCTGTTGGATAGAGTATATGACagtttattgtttgatCCTTCTGATGATATAGATGAAACGAAATATCCtataattaaaaaattcgTGGATATGATTAGTTGTCTTTATGTTTGTGTTCCGAAGATAAAGGAGACTAACgaccaaattcaaaaatacttTAAGCTTGTATTAAAGACAACATATAATCCAAGTTTAATCGTAAGTGGGTTGACGTTAGACCTATGGTGTACATGTCTTCGAAACGATGAATATCTACCCAACCTTGAGAAATATATCATTCCTGATTTACTACAGTTTGCTGCAGACGCTTTGGTGTACTATGAACAAATTGATGGCCATGTTTCTAAAAAATTCGCTGAAATTGACTTTCAATCCAAGTCCGAATTCCAAACTTTTTGTTCCACTTATaggaaaagaataagaGATATCATTAGGTTGATTTCCTGTGTGGAGTTAGATCTTACTTATGACTGGCTGAACAACAGACTAAATAGCTATTTCAGTTCACCATTCGGCCAACAAGTCCTAAGTTCCACGTTTTTAGACCATAAATCAGAACCTTATTTAGGTGCGCTGTCTCAATACATGATTGTGGAATGTTTCATTAACGGTTGTATAAGATGGAAGATTTGGTATCCAGCAGGGGACGATTATGACGAAAAATTAGATTCCATACTACAAAAGCTAGAGATCTTATCAAACCAATTGATCGCATTAAATCTGAGAGAACCACTACTACTG encodes the following:
- the SWR1 gene encoding chromatin-remodeling protein SWR1, translating into MTTSRKSHTKGSKVDGEQDLADLKFKYDLLTNELFHLREFISLVDYDPTHFNDSESFHKFLKDTHLSLEEGREEPTNGLEDTIIAANLTHRRRNLRTSTVVSSDAINEKKDDIELKLETIAPLVRNKCEELKSKLNDNSSIKHVVPQKRPILHSKKREAPKASKLKTEKKEEISLSLVNKDEQKHNHIAKVEETSENFTINYASDSSDNASEHYSDNFYFTTSSEEEDIKKKRGRKRKRPRINLTVHPPKQTITNPSHVIKPEYKNLHEYMNSFKSLEEDLTLDEYNQYIDEQKQMLLRIKKGIESGTLKYDKETDSLQPLTSKEIKIILAYKPDPISYFYKQQNLQVHRDHLINQGVHMSKLFRNSTKARIARAKKVSQMIEQHFKHIAGAEERKLKEEERHKKGLARFAVQAVKKRWNMAEKAYRILRKDEEEQLKRIEGKQHLSKMLEKSTQLLGAQLNQTNEDGKEGNLSSNSDDISSESDIGMDDELSTSSSDDEEVGADIELDNNNQASTEATPTDESLNLTQLKEKYEHLNGSSTVYDSSNADGKSPLLDEHDDANSESSVMTGEETSENSSSENESQKETEDRSDDRTPSVGLSALFGKGEESNEELDLDDSEDFATNNSSSAESEEVDQRDEADNLGSNADNVEKVEHTETGDGTDVNDVEEEVPKKIEEEQLSVVDVPVPSLLRGNLRTYQKQGLNWLASLYNNQTNGILADEMGLGKTIQTISLLAYLACEKENWGPHLIVVPTSVLLNWEMEFKRFAPGFKVLTYYGSPQQRKEKRKGWNKPDAFHVCIVSYQLVVQDQHSFKRKRWQYMVLDEAHNIKNFRSTRWQALLNFNTQRRLLLTGTPLQNNLAELWSLLYFLMPQTVIDGKKVSGFADLEAFQQWFGRPVDKIIETGQGFGQDKETKKTVAKLHQVLRPYLLRRLKADVEKQMPAKYEHIVYCKLSKRQRFLYDDFMSRAQTKATLASGNFMSIVNCLMQLRKVCNHPNLFEVRPILTSFVLDHCVASDYTSIEKTVVDLFEKSKQFKQIDLDFMNLVFANNDHDLTSYHAEEISKLKCVNDFIEEVDKLKETNKQLQKEYENTSLNFQDANQYFQYSKQRKVEGTLGMLNFLKMVNRLRCDRRPIFGKNLIELLTKDDMIGYEKPRIIDDGLIKPLQTRLLDNKKIIDTFAVLTPNAVSLDMRKLTLGLNDDSLLDDNTKSEVVENCFGVANPLHQLQTKLTIAFPDKSLLQYDCGKLQKLAIILQQLKDNGHRALIFTQMTKVLDVLEQFLNYHGYLYMRLDGATKIEDRQILTERFNTDSRTTVFILSSRSGGLGINLTGADTVIFYDSDWNPAMDKQCQDRCHRIGQTRDVHIYRFVSEHTIESNILKKANQKRQLDNVVIQEGDFTTDYFSKLSVRDLLGSELPGNAPNEDKPLIADAGMAAEDPKQLEKLLAQAEDEDDVKAANLAMREVEIDNEDFDETAGRAADEQEEEEVAEVDEYEGTAHVDEYMIRFIANGHYY